A section of the Aquipuribacter hungaricus genome encodes:
- the prcB gene encoding proteasome subunit beta — MTTGPGQGARLPAAFLASDTSSFVEFLGRHAPDALAPLTRAVTPGTPVDAPHATTIVALACGDGVVMAGDRRATAGNVIASRDIVKVHPADAHSAIGIAGAAGIGLEMIRLFQVELEHFEKLEGTTLSLEGKATRLAAMVRGNLGMAMQGLAAVPLFAGWDLATRRGRIFSFDATGGRYTESDHHSIGSGSYFARGSMKKRWRPGIGTADATAVAVEALFDAADDDSATGGPDVVRRIWPVVAVIDADGYRELADGEVEALVTDLLAHRRDDGPTGAVPMVGGSPA, encoded by the coding sequence CCCGGCCAGGGGGCCCGGCTGCCCGCCGCGTTCCTCGCCTCCGACACCTCGTCCTTCGTGGAGTTCCTCGGCCGCCACGCGCCCGACGCGCTGGCCCCGCTCACCCGCGCGGTGACCCCCGGCACGCCCGTCGACGCACCCCACGCCACCACCATCGTGGCGCTGGCCTGCGGTGACGGCGTCGTCATGGCCGGCGACCGGCGGGCGACCGCGGGCAACGTCATCGCCAGCCGGGACATCGTCAAGGTCCACCCGGCCGACGCCCACTCCGCCATCGGCATCGCCGGCGCGGCCGGCATCGGCCTGGAGATGATCCGGCTGTTCCAGGTGGAGCTCGAGCACTTCGAGAAGCTCGAGGGCACGACGCTCAGCCTCGAGGGCAAGGCCACCCGCCTGGCCGCGATGGTGCGCGGCAACCTCGGCATGGCCATGCAGGGGCTGGCGGCGGTGCCGCTGTTCGCCGGCTGGGACCTCGCCACCCGCCGCGGCCGCATCTTCAGCTTCGACGCCACCGGGGGGCGCTACACCGAGTCCGACCACCACAGCATCGGCTCGGGCAGCTACTTCGCCCGCGGGTCGATGAAGAAGCGCTGGCGTCCGGGGATCGGCACCGCCGACGCCACCGCCGTCGCGGTCGAGGCGCTGTTCGACGCCGCCGACGACGACTCCGCCACCGGCGGGCCCGACGTCGTCCGCCGGATCTGGCCGGTCGTCGCGGTCATCGACGCCGACGGCTACCGCGAGCTGGCCGACGGCGAGGTGGAGGCGCTGGTCACCGACCTGCTCGCCCACCGTCGCGACGACGGCCCGACCGGTGCCGTCCCCATGGTCGGAGGGTCGCCCGCATGA
- the prcA gene encoding proteasome subunit alpha has product MSQPFYVSPEQLMKDRADFARKGVARGRAVVVVAHTEGISFAGENPSRALHKVSEIYDRIAFAAVGKYNEFENLRVAGVRYADLRGYSYDRSDVTARGLANAYAQTLGAVFTEQSKPYEVELVVAEVGAAQADDQLYRLTYDGSVVEEHGSVAMGAGAEQISTHLREHWTADLDEAGALRLAVAALGAAPLPDGATREVAAESLEVATLVRGRARRSFRRPAVDEVRDALQGG; this is encoded by the coding sequence ATGAGCCAGCCGTTCTACGTCTCGCCCGAGCAGCTCATGAAGGACCGGGCCGACTTCGCGCGCAAGGGCGTCGCCCGGGGGCGCGCCGTCGTGGTCGTCGCTCACACCGAGGGCATCAGCTTCGCGGGGGAGAACCCGTCGCGGGCGCTGCACAAGGTGAGCGAGATCTACGACCGCATCGCCTTCGCCGCCGTCGGCAAGTACAACGAGTTCGAGAACCTGCGGGTGGCGGGAGTGCGCTACGCCGACCTGCGCGGCTACTCCTACGACCGCTCCGACGTCACCGCGCGCGGCCTGGCCAACGCCTACGCCCAGACCCTGGGCGCGGTGTTCACCGAGCAGTCCAAGCCGTACGAGGTCGAGCTCGTCGTGGCCGAGGTCGGGGCCGCCCAGGCCGACGACCAGCTGTACCGGCTCACCTACGACGGCTCCGTCGTCGAGGAGCACGGCTCGGTCGCCATGGGCGCCGGTGCGGAGCAGATCAGCACCCACCTGCGCGAGCACTGGACGGCCGACCTGGACGAGGCCGGCGCGCTGCGGCTCGCGGTCGCCGCCCTGGGCGCCGCGCCGCTGCCGGACGGGGCCACCCGCGAGGTCGCCGCGGAGTCGCTCGAGGTTGCCACGCTCGTCCGCGGCCGTGCCCGGCGCTCGTTCCGCCGTCCCGCCGTGGACGAGGTCCGGGACGCGCTGCAGGGCGGCTGA